A window of the Mucilaginibacter sp. cycad4 genome harbors these coding sequences:
- the fsa gene encoding fructose-6-phosphate aldolase, whose amino-acid sequence MKFFIDTANLAQIKEAHDLGVLDGVTTNPSLMAKEGITGHENIINHYKAICEITDGDVSAEVISTTFDEMVAEGEALAALHERIVVKLPMIKDGVKALKYFKQKGIKTNCTLVFSAGQALLAAKAGATYVSPFIGRLDDISTDGLQLIEDIRLIYDNYGYETQILAASVRHAMHIVNCAKLGADVITGPLSAITALLKHPLTDNGLAQFLADHAKAAGN is encoded by the coding sequence ATGAAGTTTTTTATTGACACAGCCAACCTGGCACAAATTAAAGAAGCCCATGACCTGGGCGTATTAGACGGTGTTACCACCAACCCATCACTGATGGCTAAAGAAGGTATTACCGGTCACGAAAATATCATTAACCACTACAAGGCCATTTGTGAAATTACCGATGGCGATGTAAGTGCCGAAGTAATATCAACCACTTTTGACGAGATGGTTGCCGAAGGCGAGGCGCTTGCTGCTCTTCACGAGCGCATTGTAGTAAAGCTGCCTATGATAAAAGATGGCGTAAAAGCTTTAAAGTACTTTAAGCAAAAAGGTATTAAAACCAACTGCACGCTGGTGTTTTCGGCAGGGCAGGCCCTGCTGGCGGCTAAAGCGGGAGCCACTTATGTATCGCCGTTTATTGGCCGTTTGGATGATATCTCAACTGATGGCTTGCAATTGATAGAGGATATCAGGCTAATTTACGATAACTACGGTTATGAAACACAGATCCTGGCGGCTTCGGTGCGCCATGCCATGCACATTGTTAATTGTGCTAAGCTTGGAGCCGATGTAATAACCGGTCCGCTGAGTGCCATTACTGCATTACTAAAACATCCCCTTACAGATAACGGACTTGCGCAGTTCCTGGCCGACCATGCCAAGGCTGCGGGTAATTAG
- a CDS encoding sodium/solute symporter (Members of the Solute:Sodium Symporter (SSS), TC 2.A.21 as described in tcdb.org, catalyze solute:Na+ symport. Known solutes for members of the family include sugars, amino acids, nucleosides, inositols, vitamins, urea or anions, depending on the system.), with protein sequence MNKFSTIDYVIFVIYFIVVTSYGYWVYSRKKIKGVSDSHDFFLAEGSLTWWAIGASLIASNISAEQFIGTSGQGFQVGLAVAAYEWVAAIALIIVAVWFIPVYLKNKIFTMPQFLHTRYNETVSFIMAIFWLLLYVLVNLTSILYLGALAINNLMGGGYLHEIIIALSIFALFITLGGMKVIGFTDVIQVLVLVVGGLATTYIALTLVSEHFGLGKDAMAGLNKMMSDAPEHFKMMMAKPKPGAPQAEINKYLALPGIAMYFAGQWIVNLNYWGCNQYITQRALGANLKTARTGILFAGLMKLAMPIIVVLPGIAAYVLYKNGGLQQEMASGGHFNSDNAYSAILGFLPTGLKGLSVAALTAAIVASLAGKANSISTIFTLDIYKKHISKEASEKNMVLIGRLTILAALVFSIILTWKDLLGIGGEGGFTFIQKYTGFISPGIFAIFILGFFWKRTTGAAAIAGILTGFGMSVLFNNYAPKLFGHETLLYTAFPNGKGGYEIPFLICMGLSFMFTIIVMVAISLAGPKVNPKAFEIPRSMFKVEKSTMALIVVTLILLTMLYAKFW encoded by the coding sequence ATGAACAAATTTTCCACTATCGATTACGTGATCTTCGTAATCTATTTTATTGTAGTTACGAGCTACGGGTACTGGGTATACAGCCGTAAAAAGATCAAAGGCGTATCTGATAGTCACGACTTTTTCCTGGCCGAGGGTTCACTTACCTGGTGGGCTATTGGTGCATCGCTGATTGCCTCAAACATATCTGCCGAGCAATTTATAGGCACCAGCGGACAGGGTTTCCAGGTTGGTTTGGCCGTTGCGGCTTACGAATGGGTTGCTGCCATTGCGCTCATTATTGTAGCAGTGTGGTTTATACCGGTATACCTTAAAAACAAGATTTTTACCATGCCGCAGTTTTTACATACGCGGTATAACGAAACAGTGAGTTTTATCATGGCCATTTTCTGGCTGTTGTTGTATGTGCTGGTTAACCTAACCTCTATACTTTACCTGGGTGCTTTGGCCATTAACAATTTAATGGGCGGCGGATACCTGCATGAGATCATTATTGCGCTTTCTATTTTTGCCTTGTTCATAACCCTTGGTGGTATGAAGGTAATTGGTTTTACCGATGTTATACAGGTGTTAGTATTGGTTGTTGGCGGTTTGGCTACCACTTATATAGCGCTTACTTTGGTGAGCGAGCATTTTGGTTTGGGTAAAGACGCCATGGCCGGCTTAAACAAAATGATGAGCGACGCACCGGAGCACTTCAAAATGATGATGGCTAAACCAAAACCAGGTGCTCCGCAGGCTGAGATCAATAAATACCTGGCCCTGCCTGGTATTGCCATGTATTTTGCCGGTCAGTGGATTGTGAACTTGAACTACTGGGGCTGTAACCAATACATTACCCAAAGGGCCTTGGGCGCTAACCTGAAAACTGCCCGTACAGGGATCCTTTTCGCAGGTTTAATGAAACTGGCCATGCCTATTATTGTGGTATTGCCGGGTATTGCTGCTTACGTATTGTACAAAAACGGCGGCTTGCAACAGGAAATGGCATCGGGTGGTCACTTCAATTCAGATAATGCTTACTCGGCTATATTGGGCTTTTTGCCAACCGGTTTAAAAGGTCTTTCGGTTGCGGCTTTAACGGCTGCTATTGTAGCTTCGCTTGCGGGTAAGGCTAATAGTATCAGTACCATTTTTACGCTTGATATCTACAAAAAACATATCAGTAAAGAAGCCAGTGAAAAGAACATGGTGCTTATAGGCAGGCTTACTATTTTGGCTGCTTTGGTGTTCTCGATCATACTTACCTGGAAAGATCTGTTGGGCATAGGCGGCGAAGGCGGCTTTACCTTTATCCAAAAATATACCGGCTTTATCAGCCCGGGGATCTTTGCCATTTTTATTTTAGGTTTCTTTTGGAAACGTACAACAGGTGCCGCGGCTATTGCCGGTATTTTAACCGGATTTGGCATGTCGGTACTGTTCAATAACTATGCGCCAAAATTGTTTGGTCACGAAACGTTGCTGTATACAGCTTTCCCTAATGGTAAGGGCGGTTATGAAATTCCGTTCCTGATTTGTATGGGGCTGTCATTCATGTTCACCATTATTGTGATGGTAGCTATCAGCCTTGCCGGACCGAAAGTTAATCCGAAAGCATTTGAAATTCCGCGCAGTATGTTCAAGGTTGAGAAATCAACCATGGCATTAATTGTAGTTACGCTTATCCTGCTCACCATGCTTTATGCTAAATTCTGGTAA
- the araA gene encoding L-arabinose isomerase produces the protein MIDLKTFEVWFITGSQNLYGEETLKKVAEHSQEIAKGIDGAANIPVRVVYKPVVKSTEEIYNTLQQANVAENCIGVIAWMHTFSPAKMWIRGLSILKKPMLHLHTQYNRDIPWSSIDMDFMNLNQSAHGDREFGFMVSRMRMNRKVVVGHWQDSEVLKDIESWTRAAAGWYDWQGAKFARFGDNMRFVAVTDGDKVEAELKFGFSVNTYGIGDLVAVIESITDAEVNTLIDEYEATYTVADDLKKGGARHASVYDAAKIELGLRKFLQDGGFKGFSDTFEDLHGMIQLPGIASQRLMADGYGFAGEGDWKTAALVRAFKVMGAGLPGGNAFMEDYTYHFDPNNALVLGSHMLEVDSSLANGKASLEVHALGIGGKADPARLVFNVAGGAALNASIVDMGNRFRLIVNEVEAIEPVEDLPKLPVARVLWKPLPDMKTGCAAWIYAGGAHHTAYSQNLSAELINDFADMAGIEFLRIGKDTKLDQFRNEIRWNDAAYK, from the coding sequence ATGATCGATCTGAAAACATTTGAAGTATGGTTCATAACCGGGAGCCAGAATTTATACGGAGAAGAAACACTGAAAAAAGTTGCCGAGCACTCGCAGGAAATTGCTAAAGGTATTGATGGCGCTGCCAATATCCCTGTGCGCGTGGTGTACAAACCAGTTGTTAAATCAACCGAAGAAATCTATAACACCTTACAGCAAGCGAATGTTGCTGAAAACTGTATTGGTGTTATTGCCTGGATGCATACTTTTTCACCTGCCAAAATGTGGATCCGCGGCTTAAGTATTCTTAAAAAGCCGATGCTGCACCTGCACACTCAATATAACCGCGATATCCCATGGAGTTCGATTGATATGGATTTCATGAACCTGAACCAAAGCGCGCATGGCGACAGGGAGTTTGGTTTCATGGTATCGCGGATGCGCATGAACCGCAAGGTAGTTGTTGGTCACTGGCAGGATAGTGAAGTGTTGAAAGATATTGAAAGCTGGACCCGCGCCGCTGCCGGCTGGTACGACTGGCAAGGTGCAAAATTTGCCCGTTTTGGCGATAACATGCGCTTTGTTGCCGTAACTGATGGCGACAAAGTTGAAGCTGAACTTAAATTCGGTTTCTCGGTAAATACTTATGGTATAGGCGACCTGGTTGCTGTGATCGAGAGCATCACTGATGCTGAGGTTAATACCCTGATTGATGAATACGAAGCAACCTATACTGTTGCCGATGACCTGAAAAAAGGCGGTGCGCGTCATGCATCTGTTTATGACGCTGCTAAAATTGAGCTTGGCTTGCGCAAGTTTTTACAGGATGGCGGCTTTAAAGGTTTCAGCGATACATTTGAAGACCTGCATGGCATGATCCAGTTACCGGGCATTGCCTCACAGCGTTTAATGGCAGATGGTTACGGTTTTGCCGGTGAAGGCGACTGGAAAACTGCTGCCTTAGTACGTGCATTTAAAGTAATGGGTGCCGGCCTGCCAGGTGGTAATGCTTTCATGGAAGATTATACCTACCACTTCGACCCAAACAATGCATTGGTATTAGGCTCGCACATGCTTGAGGTGGACAGCAGCTTAGCTAACGGCAAAGCTTCGTTAGAAGTTCACGCGCTGGGCATTGGCGGCAAGGCCGATCCTGCACGTTTGGTATTTAACGTAGCCGGTGGTGCTGCGCTTAATGCATCTATAGTGGACATGGGTAACCGTTTCCGTTTAATCGTTAACGAAGTTGAAGCCATTGAGCCTGTAGAAGACCTGCCAAAACTACCTGTTGCAAGGGTACTTTGGAAACCACTGCCGGATATGAAAACTGGTTGCGCAGCCTGGATCTATGCAGGTGGTGCGCACCATACCGCCTACAGCCAAAACCTATCAGCCGAGCTGATCAATGATTTTGCTGATATGGCTGGTATCGAGTTTTTACGTATTGGTAAGGATACTAAACTTGATCAGTTCAGGAACGAGATCAGGTGGAATGATGCGGCTTATAAGTAG
- a CDS encoding glycoside hydrolase family 27 protein — MKKIETFLAPLLRGGAEERSDSRGVLCERNSNSDKHTPTPLSRGESHGPRFFKYSVFFLLICLFLTTRLSAQVAATPPMGWNSYNCFGSAVHEDEVKANADYMAEHLKQHGWEYVVVDFLWSYDNPPGSNIGNPFQLRLQDGSYVPWLTMDKWGRLTPQPTKFPSAFGGNGFKPLGDYIHSKGLKFGIHVMRGIPRQAVWSKSPVKGTNGITADMVADTNSKCPWMNHMYGLDMKKPGAQEYLNSLLELYASWGVDFIKVDDLSRPYSNAEVEGYQKAIQQCGRPVVLSLSPGETPVAQAAHATKYANMWRMADDFWDNWKEILHMFEYAKSWEGVSGPGHWPDCDMIQIGKLSKRGPVGQERFSRFTEDEEITHMTFWSIFRSPLMIGGNLPENRDFELKLFTNDEVIAVNQKGSNPKQLYKKDGAMIWYSQIPGSKDIYAAFFNIGDDDKSVSLNFKDLGLKGKVTVRDLWKKQDVGQYSSGYQQKISKHGAALFKLSPKN; from the coding sequence ATGAAAAAGATAGAAACGTTTTTAGCTCCCCTCTTGAGAGGGGGCGCGGAGGAAAGGAGCGATAGCAGGGGTGTGTTATGTGAGCGGAATAGCAATAGCGACAAACACACCCCTACACCCCTCTCAAGAGGGGAATCGCACGGTCCCCGCTTTTTTAAATATTCCGTTTTTTTCCTGCTGATCTGTTTGTTCTTAACCACCCGGTTATCGGCACAGGTAGCAGCTACACCGCCAATGGGTTGGAACAGCTATAACTGTTTTGGTTCGGCAGTACATGAAGATGAAGTAAAAGCCAATGCCGATTACATGGCAGAGCATCTTAAGCAGCATGGCTGGGAGTATGTGGTAGTCGACTTTTTATGGTCGTACGATAACCCTCCGGGCAGTAACATTGGCAACCCATTCCAGTTACGTTTACAGGATGGCTCATACGTGCCATGGTTAACTATGGATAAATGGGGAAGGTTAACTCCGCAGCCAACCAAATTCCCATCTGCCTTTGGCGGCAACGGTTTTAAACCGCTGGGCGATTATATCCACAGCAAAGGTTTGAAATTTGGCATCCACGTAATGCGCGGCATCCCAAGGCAGGCCGTTTGGTCAAAATCACCGGTAAAAGGTACCAACGGCATCACTGCCGATATGGTGGCCGATACCAACTCAAAATGCCCATGGATGAACCATATGTATGGTTTGGATATGAAAAAGCCTGGCGCGCAGGAATACCTGAACTCGCTGCTGGAGCTTTATGCCTCATGGGGAGTTGATTTTATTAAGGTAGATGACCTTTCGCGCCCATATAGCAATGCCGAAGTTGAAGGTTATCAGAAGGCAATTCAGCAATGTGGCAGGCCGGTTGTGCTGAGTTTATCACCCGGTGAAACCCCGGTTGCACAGGCTGCACATGCTACCAAATATGCCAACATGTGGCGCATGGCCGATGATTTTTGGGATAACTGGAAAGAGATCCTGCATATGTTTGAGTATGCCAAAAGCTGGGAAGGCGTAAGCGGCCCCGGTCACTGGCCCGATTGTGATATGATCCAGATCGGTAAGTTGAGCAAACGTGGTCCGGTAGGGCAGGAGCGCTTTAGCCGCTTTACCGAGGATGAAGAAATTACACACATGACCTTTTGGAGCATCTTCCGTTCACCGCTGATGATAGGCGGTAACCTGCCCGAAAACCGGGATTTTGAACTGAAGCTTTTTACCAATGATGAAGTAATTGCCGTAAATCAAAAAGGATCGAACCCCAAGCAGTTATATAAAAAAGATGGCGCCATGATCTGGTATTCGCAGATCCCCGGTAGCAAGGATATTTATGCAGCCTTTTTCAATATTGGCGATGACGATAAATCCGTATCCCTGAATTTCAAAGACCTGGGCCTGAAAGGCAAAGTAACTGTACGCGATCTGTGGAAAAAGCAGGATGTTGGCCAGTATAGCTCAGGCTATCAGCAAAAAATAAGCAAACATGGTGCAGCGCTATTTAAGCTATCACCAAAAAACTAA
- a CDS encoding L-ribulose-5-phosphate 4-epimerase translates to MSKYDHIRLSAYNANMQLPKLGLVLFTFGNVSAADRELGVFAIKPSGVPYEDLSPEKMVIVDFDGNTVEGDLRPSSDTKTHAVLYKHWEGINGIVHTHSTYGTAWAQSQRDIPIFGTTHADHLTVDIPCAPPMNDEMIKGNYEYQTGFQIMECFEEKGLDYKEVEMVLVGNHAPFTWGKTAEKAVYNSAVLEAVAQMAYLTEQIDKSAPRLKDALIKKHYERKHGPDSYYGQ, encoded by the coding sequence ATGAGTAAATATGATCATATAAGGCTTAGTGCCTATAATGCCAATATGCAGTTGCCCAAACTGGGCTTGGTGCTGTTCACTTTTGGTAACGTAAGCGCTGCCGACAGGGAATTAGGTGTATTTGCGATAAAACCAAGCGGTGTTCCTTACGAGGATTTGTCGCCGGAAAAAATGGTGATCGTTGATTTTGATGGTAACACTGTTGAAGGTGACCTTCGCCCATCAAGCGATACCAAAACGCATGCTGTACTTTATAAACACTGGGAAGGCATCAACGGTATTGTGCATACGCACTCCACCTATGGAACAGCCTGGGCGCAGTCGCAGCGGGATATCCCCATCTTCGGTACCACCCATGCCGATCATTTAACGGTTGATATTCCATGTGCCCCTCCCATGAATGATGAAATGATAAAAGGAAATTACGAGTACCAAACCGGTTTCCAGATCATGGAATGTTTTGAAGAAAAAGGGCTGGATTATAAAGAGGTTGAAATGGTATTGGTGGGTAACCACGCACCATTTACCTGGGGTAAAACCGCCGAGAAGGCAGTTTATAACAGCGCCGTACTGGAAGCCGTTGCCCAGATGGCCTACCTTACCGAGCAAATTGATAAAAGCGCCCCCCGATTAAAAGATGCGCTGATAAAAAAGCATTACGAACGCAAACACGGACCTGATTCATACTACGGACAATAA
- a CDS encoding ribulokinase, with product MSNNQLVIGVDYGSDSVRSVIVNAANGEEIASSVFNYPRWRDGKYCVPAENQFRQHPQDYIDGLKTTIKDCIAQAGGEAIVKNIKGISIDTTGSTPVAVDATGTPLALTPGFESNPNAMFVLWKDHTSVKEAAQINEHATKFDTNYLKYVGGIYSSEWFWAKLLHVLRVDKSVRDAAASWVEHCDWIPFLLTGGNDVKAIKRGRCSAGHKALWAEEFNGLPPEEFFVSLDPILAGFRDKLYEDTYTADEAAGNLSKGWAEILGLSTDVIVGTGAFDAHMGAVGGQIEPYHLSKVMGTSTCDILVAPTSEMEGKLVRGICGQVNGSVIPGMAGLEAGQSAFGDTYAWFKNILAWPLNNLLSQSQVIDAATAEALKEEISEMIIPELSRQAALLPIEESNELAIDWFNGRRTPDANQELKGAITGLGLGSDAPRVFRALAEATCFGAKSIVDRFISEGIPVKGIIGIGGVAKKSPFVMQMMADVLGMPIRIHQFKHTCALGAAMFAAVVAGIYPTIEEAMTAMGRGFDVVYEPNIALKEVYQQRYNQYSILGKFVAAEVALKNNPELQNA from the coding sequence ATGAGCAATAACCAATTAGTGATCGGGGTTGATTACGGGTCTGACTCCGTTCGCTCCGTGATAGTGAACGCGGCCAACGGAGAAGAAATAGCATCATCAGTATTTAATTACCCCCGCTGGCGCGATGGCAAGTATTGCGTACCTGCCGAAAACCAATTTCGTCAGCATCCGCAGGATTACATTGACGGGCTTAAAACCACCATTAAAGATTGTATAGCGCAGGCCGGCGGCGAGGCCATCGTAAAAAATATAAAAGGTATTTCTATTGATACCACGGGTTCAACCCCTGTAGCGGTTGATGCCACCGGAACACCGCTTGCCTTAACCCCGGGTTTTGAAAGCAACCCCAACGCCATGTTTGTATTGTGGAAAGATCATACTTCGGTTAAAGAAGCAGCGCAAATCAATGAGCATGCTACAAAATTTGATACCAATTATTTGAAATATGTTGGCGGTATCTACTCATCCGAGTGGTTTTGGGCTAAGTTATTGCATGTACTAAGGGTTGATAAAAGTGTACGCGATGCCGCTGCCTCATGGGTGGAGCATTGCGACTGGATCCCCTTCCTGTTAACCGGCGGTAATGATGTTAAGGCTATCAAACGCGGTCGCTGCTCTGCCGGGCACAAAGCCCTTTGGGCCGAAGAATTTAATGGCTTGCCCCCCGAAGAATTTTTTGTTTCCCTTGATCCAATACTGGCTGGTTTCAGGGATAAATTATATGAAGATACATACACGGCCGACGAAGCAGCCGGAAACCTCAGCAAAGGTTGGGCGGAGATATTGGGACTCTCAACCGATGTGATTGTAGGTACCGGCGCCTTTGATGCACACATGGGCGCCGTTGGCGGCCAGATTGAGCCTTATCACCTGAGCAAGGTAATGGGCACATCAACCTGCGATATCCTGGTTGCCCCAACATCAGAGATGGAAGGCAAACTGGTACGCGGCATCTGCGGACAGGTTAACGGCTCGGTTATTCCGGGTATGGCGGGCTTAGAGGCTGGTCAATCAGCCTTTGGCGATACCTATGCCTGGTTCAAGAACATCCTGGCATGGCCATTAAATAACCTGCTTTCACAATCACAGGTAATTGACGCGGCTACCGCCGAAGCGTTGAAAGAAGAAATTTCAGAAATGATCATTCCTGAACTAAGCAGGCAAGCTGCATTGTTGCCAATTGAGGAAAGCAATGAGCTGGCTATCGACTGGTTTAACGGCAGACGCACACCGGATGCTAACCAGGAATTGAAGGGCGCTATAACCGGTTTAGGTTTAGGCAGCGATGCACCACGGGTATTCCGTGCGCTGGCCGAGGCTACCTGCTTTGGTGCCAAGAGCATTGTTGATCGCTTTATCAGCGAGGGTATCCCGGTTAAAGGGATCATCGGTATCGGTGGCGTAGCTAAAAAATCACCTTTCGTGATGCAAATGATGGCCGACGTTTTGGGAATGCCTATCCGGATTCACCAGTTTAAACATACCTGTGCTTTGGGCGCTGCGATGTTTGCTGCGGTGGTTGCCGGTATCTACCCAACTATCGAAGAAGCGATGACAGCCATGGGCCGCGGCTTTGACGTGGTTTATGAGCCAAACATCGCACTGAAAGAAGTTTATCAGCAACGCTATAACCAATACAGCATATTGGGCAAGTTTGTAGCTGCCGAAGTTGCTTTGAAAAATAATCCTGAACTGCAAAACGCTTAA
- a CDS encoding YbhB/YbcL family Raf kinase inhibitor-like protein, giving the protein MKIIFSLVISLFVVKAACSQTFTLKSADLGGQFSNEFIAGNFGCNGNNKSPQLSWVNAPEGTQSFAITMYDADAPTGSGFWHWVIVDIPANIHELKQGAGDVKSGLAPEGCLQSINDVGTPGYQGPCPGVGEGDHRYLITVYALKTTKLGTTPASTAALTGYLLGKQLLAKASLMVYMKR; this is encoded by the coding sequence ATGAAAATAATTTTTTCCTTAGTTATCAGCCTTTTTGTTGTAAAGGCTGCATGTTCCCAAACGTTTACTTTGAAAAGTGCAGACCTTGGCGGACAATTTAGCAATGAATTTATTGCCGGTAATTTTGGCTGTAATGGGAACAATAAATCACCGCAGCTAAGCTGGGTAAATGCGCCCGAGGGCACCCAAAGCTTTGCCATAACCATGTATGATGCAGACGCGCCGACCGGAAGCGGATTTTGGCATTGGGTTATTGTCGATATCCCGGCAAATATTCACGAGCTAAAGCAAGGTGCAGGTGATGTAAAAAGTGGTTTGGCCCCGGAAGGTTGCCTGCAAAGTATTAATGATGTAGGTACCCCCGGTTACCAGGGCCCGTGCCCCGGTGTTGGTGAGGGCGATCACCGGTATCTTATTACAGTATATGCTTTGAAAACAACCAAACTGGGCACAACACCAGCTTCAACCGCAGCATTAACGGGTTATTTGTTGGGTAAGCAATTGTTGGCTAAGGCTTCGCTAATGGTTTATATGAAAAGATAG
- a CDS encoding AraC family transcriptional regulator, with the protein MEAIAVPGAVKDKPQIKAGEISFVYYRERGSLLRNQVVFNQCAVSFVLNGQKELYRHANCTIIRPGQGLLIPEGNTLIAEHVVNGTSKDVLYSSFIVFFPQRLITEFFSKHNISTEKTNKDVSPYVLFSNTAYLNEYLRGLRALVDGGQQLSYPVALHKLEELLLIIYELYSTQLTALFGNKHSMAGLSLQKLVENNLFNNLTLDELAFLANRSLSSFKRDFEKAYNLSPQKYIRDKKLELACAELKKGRKASELYSTYGYENLSNFNTAFKKRFGVTPAAYGQQAVI; encoded by the coding sequence ATGGAAGCCATCGCCGTACCTGGAGCAGTTAAGGATAAACCGCAGATTAAAGCGGGCGAGATCTCTTTTGTATACTATCGGGAGCGGGGCAGCCTGCTCAGGAACCAGGTGGTTTTTAACCAGTGCGCTGTAAGCTTTGTGCTTAACGGACAAAAAGAACTTTATCGCCACGCCAATTGTACCATCATCAGGCCGGGGCAGGGATTGCTTATTCCCGAAGGTAACACCCTTATAGCGGAACATGTGGTAAACGGAACTTCAAAGGATGTGCTTTACAGCAGTTTTATCGTGTTTTTTCCGCAGCGATTGATAACCGAATTTTTTTCTAAGCATAACATCTCTACAGAAAAAACAAATAAAGATGTTTCTCCTTATGTGCTTTTTTCAAACACGGCCTATCTTAATGAATACCTGCGCGGCCTTCGGGCCTTGGTTGATGGAGGGCAGCAGCTTTCATACCCGGTAGCCCTGCACAAACTGGAAGAATTACTGCTTATTATTTATGAATTATATTCCACTCAGCTTACGGCTTTATTTGGCAATAAGCATAGCATGGCCGGTTTATCACTTCAAAAACTGGTCGAAAATAACTTGTTTAATAACCTCACCCTTGATGAGCTGGCGTTCCTGGCTAATCGTAGTTTATCGTCGTTCAAGCGCGATTTTGAAAAGGCTTACAACTTATCCCCACAAAAATATATCCGCGACAAAAAACTTGAATTGGCCTGTGCCGAACTAAAAAAAGGCAGAAAAGCCAGCGAGCTTTATAGCACATACGGCTATGAAAACCTATCAAATTTTAATACCGCTTTTAAAAAAAGGTTTGGCGTTACTCCGGCGGCCTATGGGCAGCAAGCTGTAATTTGA
- a CDS encoding alpha/beta hydrolase, protein MKTKSLNAGVNSYLIAAVILLGSLFAFTFNAGAQAPVKNIVLVHGAFADGSGFKAVYNILTKKGYNVTVVQNPLTSLKDDVDAANRILDKQDGPTVLVGHSYGGTVITEAGNNSKVVALVYIAAFMPDKGENTIKWVQSAPPAPENGILPPDDKGFVYYDKAKFHGGFAGDLGKAEADFMFASQGPTSVQCFVTPVAEAAWKTKPSYAIVATEDKSIVPDVERTMYKRAGAKITEVKGSHVIFISQPEAVAKVIIDAANGVK, encoded by the coding sequence ATGAAAACCAAATCACTGAATGCCGGCGTAAACAGCTATTTAATTGCGGCAGTTATTTTATTAGGCAGCTTGTTTGCCTTTACTTTCAACGCAGGTGCCCAGGCACCGGTTAAAAACATTGTTTTAGTGCACGGCGCCTTTGCCGATGGCTCAGGCTTTAAGGCCGTGTATAATATCCTTACCAAAAAAGGTTATAATGTTACCGTGGTGCAAAACCCGCTTACTTCTTTAAAGGATGATGTTGATGCTGCCAACCGGATCCTGGATAAACAGGATGGCCCGACGGTATTGGTAGGCCATTCTTATGGCGGCACCGTAATTACCGAAGCAGGGAATAATTCAAAAGTAGTAGCGTTAGTTTATATAGCCGCCTTTATGCCCGACAAAGGTGAAAATACTATAAAATGGGTACAGTCGGCTCCCCCGGCCCCCGAAAACGGCATTTTGCCGCCCGATGATAAAGGTTTTGTTTATTATGATAAAGCCAAGTTTCATGGTGGTTTTGCAGGCGACCTGGGCAAAGCCGAAGCCGACTTTATGTTTGCATCGCAGGGGCCAACTTCGGTTCAGTGTTTTGTTACGCCTGTTGCCGAAGCAGCATGGAAAACCAAACCAAGTTATGCTATAGTTGCTACCGAGGATAAGAGTATTGTGCCCGATGTTGAGCGTACCATGTACAAACGTGCCGGTGCAAAAATAACAGAGGTAAAAGGCAGCCACGTCATCTTCATTTCACAGCCCGAAGCTGTTGCCAAAGTAATTATTGACGCGGCAAACGGCGTTAAGTAA